The following coding sequences are from one uncultured Desulfobacter sp. window:
- a CDS encoding MFS transporter has protein sequence MTTTDNNSAEAPEFQASRVTTIAFAHFVHDIYTSFLAPLLPLIIEKLSITLSQAGLLSTVMQIPSLANPFIGLFADNKGLARWLVILAPTLTAIPMSFIGIAPSYGMLLVLVFVAGISVSLFHVPAPVTVARYSGKFKGRGMSFFMTGGELARTMGPILAVAAVSYLGLARFHFVLALALATSVLLFITLEPVQKSVKTKRRGSLTHAYKEIRHVLNPLAGILSARAMMHGSMGMFLTVYVEQATGSLWLGGTALTLYESMGVAGILSAGTLSDRLGRRRVLFWALAVAPVTILLFATTTGVIQIVSLLITGFTVLSTTPVMLALVQENAKESPAAANGLFMMLSFAVRSIAVVVAGALADAFGLDMMFIISALAGFTAIPFLIRLKK, from the coding sequence ATGACAACTACAGATAACAATTCGGCTGAAGCGCCTGAATTTCAGGCATCCAGGGTCACCACCATCGCATTTGCACACTTTGTCCATGATATTTACACAAGTTTTCTGGCCCCCCTGCTGCCCCTGATCATTGAAAAGCTGTCCATTACCCTGAGCCAGGCCGGCCTTTTATCCACGGTCATGCAGATCCCGTCCCTGGCCAACCCGTTCATTGGTCTGTTTGCCGACAACAAAGGGCTGGCACGATGGCTGGTGATCCTGGCCCCGACCCTGACCGCCATTCCCATGAGCTTCATCGGCATTGCCCCGTCCTACGGCATGCTGCTGGTCCTGGTCTTTGTGGCCGGGATTTCTGTATCCCTGTTCCATGTCCCTGCCCCGGTAACGGTGGCAAGGTATTCGGGCAAATTCAAAGGCAGGGGCATGAGTTTTTTCATGACCGGCGGCGAGCTTGCAAGGACAATGGGACCCATCCTGGCCGTGGCGGCGGTATCTTACCTGGGACTGGCCCGGTTCCATTTTGTTCTGGCCCTGGCTCTGGCCACCTCCGTGCTGTTGTTCATCACCCTAGAGCCCGTCCAAAAGTCGGTCAAAACCAAACGGCGTGGATCGTTAACCCATGCCTATAAAGAGATCCGGCATGTGCTCAATCCCCTGGCGGGCATCCTTTCTGCCCGGGCCATGATGCACGGTTCCATGGGGATGTTTTTAACGGTGTATGTGGAACAGGCCACAGGTTCTTTGTGGCTGGGCGGCACGGCACTGACCCTGTATGAGTCCATGGGTGTTGCAGGCATCCTTTCCGCAGGGACCCTGTCCGACCGTTTAGGGCGAAGACGAGTGTTATTCTGGGCGTTGGCTGTAGCCCCCGTAACCATTTTATTATTTGCCACAACCACGGGGGTGATCCAGATCGTTTCGCTTTTGATAACAGGGTTCACCGTATTGTCAACCACCCCTGTCATGCTGGCCCTGGTCCAGGAGAATGCCAAGGAGAGCCCGGCAGCCGCCAATGGCCTTTTCATGATGCTCTCCTTTGCCGTAAGATCCATAGCTGTTGTGGTGGCAGGGGCCCTTGCAGACGCATTCGGCCTGGACATGATGTTTATCATATCCGCCCTGGCAGGTTTCACGGCAATTCCGTTTCTAATCAGATTAAAAAAATAA
- a CDS encoding DUF4438 domain-containing protein, producing the protein MLKTNKDKVVEMFLACKPGMPRAGAGWKVDHKGNPFLLPGIGGITLNVQAGDSAFGLAGDHIEPGVSCTANMEKPNDFPNNTLQLFSCVGNLAKIISGDAQGDTGVVIGHHGGSEHVIVEFPKKTKEKMSYDDKIMIRAKGQGLALTDYPDIKLFNLDPELLEKMNIVETGSGTLQVPVTTIVPAPCMGSGVGRAHVGAGDYDVMTSDPATVKKYNLDKIRFGDFVALMDHDNSYGRAYVQGAVSIGIVVHSDCLLAGHGPGVSTLLTCATPQIEPIINPAANIADLLGIGSAAGGDE; encoded by the coding sequence ATGTTAAAAACTAACAAAGATAAAGTAGTTGAAATGTTTCTGGCCTGCAAGCCCGGCATGCCCCGGGCCGGGGCCGGATGGAAAGTGGACCACAAAGGCAATCCCTTTCTTCTGCCCGGCATCGGCGGCATCACCCTCAATGTCCAGGCCGGGGATTCGGCCTTCGGCCTGGCTGGAGACCATATCGAGCCCGGGGTTTCCTGCACGGCCAATATGGAAAAGCCCAATGATTTTCCCAACAATACCCTGCAACTGTTCTCCTGTGTGGGCAACCTGGCAAAGATCATCTCCGGGGATGCCCAAGGCGACACCGGTGTGGTCATCGGTCACCACGGAGGTTCCGAACATGTGATCGTGGAATTCCCTAAAAAGACCAAGGAAAAGATGAGCTATGACGACAAAATCATGATCCGGGCCAAAGGCCAGGGACTGGCCCTGACCGATTATCCTGATATCAAGCTGTTCAACCTGGACCCCGAACTGCTGGAAAAGATGAATATTGTGGAAACCGGTTCAGGGACCCTCCAGGTGCCGGTGACCACCATTGTCCCGGCGCCCTGCATGGGGTCGGGGGTTGGTCGGGCCCATGTGGGGGCAGGCGATTATGATGTCATGACTTCGGACCCGGCAACCGTAAAAAAATACAATCTGGATAAAATCAGGTTTGGGGATTTTGTGGCCCTCATGGACCATGACAACTCCTATGGCAGGGCCTATGTCCAGGGCGCGGTCTCCATCGGTATTGTAGTGCACTCCGACTGCCTGCTGGCCGGTCACGGTCCCGGCGTCTCCACGCTGTTGACCTGTGCAACCCCGCAGATAGAACCTATAATTAACCCTGCTGCCAATATCGCCGATCTTCTGGGTATCGGCAGCGCGGCCGGCGGAGACGAATGA